One stretch of Streptomyces peucetius DNA includes these proteins:
- a CDS encoding ABC transporter substrate-binding protein — MHRFRAVARGAIAVSLLATATACGGGSPTGGGSDASPKTLTYWASNQGPDLEADKKILEPELKKFEERTGIEVELEVVPWSDLLTRIMTATTSGQGPDVLNIGNTWSASLQSTGALLPWDEKNLAKIGGRDRFVEAALASTGATGSDPAAVPLYSMSYALYYNKKMFADAGIEKPPATWDELVATGKKLSRDGKWALGAEGANLSNNIHQVFVLGKQHGAEFFDASGEADFTSDGAVAAVKQYVDFMATDKIVAPGNAEYAQNQSLSDFANDKTAMVLWQAAASTFKSQGMSDDEWGVAPVPVQSGTPGQGRQVNSMVAGINMAVFKNTDNLDGALEFMKFMTSDEEQRILCTTYGSIPPVKAAQNDPAFDRPELKVLRDTLATSAAPLPQVPSESQFETVVGTAVKNLFAAAAGGKPVTTESVKAELAKAQQQMPQQ; from the coding sequence ATGCACAGATTCAGAGCCGTAGCCCGTGGTGCGATCGCCGTCTCCCTGCTCGCCACCGCCACCGCCTGCGGCGGCGGCTCACCGACCGGTGGTGGCTCCGACGCGTCCCCGAAGACCCTCACCTACTGGGCGTCCAACCAGGGCCCCGACCTCGAGGCCGACAAGAAGATCCTGGAACCCGAGCTGAAGAAGTTCGAGGAGCGGACCGGCATCGAGGTCGAACTCGAAGTCGTCCCCTGGTCCGACCTCCTCACCCGGATCATGACCGCCACCACCTCCGGTCAGGGCCCCGACGTACTCAACATCGGCAACACCTGGTCGGCGTCCCTCCAGTCGACCGGGGCGCTGCTGCCGTGGGACGAGAAGAACCTCGCGAAGATCGGCGGCAGGGACCGGTTCGTCGAAGCGGCCCTCGCCTCCACCGGCGCGACCGGCTCCGACCCGGCGGCCGTGCCGCTGTACTCGATGTCGTACGCCCTCTACTACAACAAGAAGATGTTCGCCGACGCGGGCATCGAGAAGCCGCCGGCCACCTGGGACGAGCTGGTCGCCACCGGCAAGAAGCTGTCCCGGGACGGCAAGTGGGCGCTCGGCGCGGAGGGCGCCAACCTGTCCAACAACATCCACCAGGTGTTCGTCCTCGGCAAGCAGCACGGCGCCGAGTTCTTCGACGCCTCCGGCGAGGCCGACTTCACCTCCGACGGCGCGGTGGCGGCCGTCAAGCAGTACGTGGACTTCATGGCCACCGACAAGATCGTCGCCCCGGGCAACGCCGAGTACGCCCAGAACCAGTCGCTCAGCGACTTCGCCAACGACAAGACGGCGATGGTGCTGTGGCAGGCAGCCGCCTCCACCTTCAAGTCCCAGGGCATGAGCGACGACGAGTGGGGCGTGGCCCCGGTGCCCGTGCAGTCCGGCACGCCCGGCCAGGGCCGGCAGGTCAACTCCATGGTCGCCGGCATCAACATGGCCGTCTTCAAGAACACCGACAACCTCGACGGCGCCCTCGAGTTCATGAAGTTCATGACCAGCGACGAGGAGCAGCGGATCCTCTGCACGACGTACGGCTCGATACCGCCGGTCAAGGCCGCCCAGAACGACCCTGCCTTCGACCGCCCCGAGCTGAAGGTGCTCCGCGACACCCTCGCCACCAGCGCCGCCCCGCTCCCCCAGGTGCCGAGCGAGTCGCAGTTCGAGACCGTCGTCGGCACCGCGGTCAAGAATCTGTTCGCCGCGGCCGCCGGCGGCAAGCCGGTGACCACCGAGTCCGTCAAGGCCGAACTGGCCAAGGCGCAGCAGCAGATGCCGCAGCAGTGA
- a CDS encoding carbohydrate ABC transporter permease, translating to MNTTVDPEVRERAVRKDTPGAARGPRRPGRLRRSALPYLLLLPALLLELLIHLVPIALGIAMSFKELTQFHLRDWGAAPWSGLDNFEVAVDFDAPVGEALLTSFVTTCLFTVLSVALCWLLGTAAAVCMQESFKGRGYLRALFLVPYALPVYAAVITWAFMFQRDNGLINHVLHDQLGLTDSPSFWLIGDNSFWALLIVSVWKGWPFAFLIVMAGLQNIPRELYEAAALDGAGVWQQIRRITLPSLRPVNQVLVLVLFLWTFNDFNTPFVLFGKAAPEAANLISIHIYQSSFATWNFGTGSAMSVLLLGFLLLVTAVYLVVTSRGRKASDV from the coding sequence ATGAACACGACCGTCGACCCGGAAGTGCGGGAGCGGGCCGTGCGCAAGGACACCCCCGGGGCGGCGCGTGGCCCGCGCCGCCCCGGGCGGCTGCGGCGCTCCGCACTGCCGTACCTCCTGCTGCTCCCGGCCCTTCTCCTGGAACTCCTGATCCATCTGGTGCCGATCGCCCTCGGTATCGCGATGAGCTTCAAGGAGCTGACCCAGTTCCACCTCCGCGACTGGGGGGCGGCCCCTTGGTCCGGGCTGGACAACTTCGAGGTCGCCGTCGACTTCGACGCCCCCGTAGGCGAGGCCCTGCTCACATCGTTCGTCACCACGTGCCTGTTCACCGTCCTGTCGGTCGCGCTGTGCTGGCTGCTGGGGACCGCCGCCGCGGTCTGCATGCAGGAGAGCTTCAAGGGCCGCGGCTACCTGCGGGCGCTGTTCCTCGTCCCGTACGCGCTGCCCGTCTACGCCGCCGTGATCACCTGGGCGTTCATGTTCCAGCGCGACAACGGCCTGATCAACCATGTGCTGCACGACCAGTTGGGCCTCACCGACAGCCCGTCGTTCTGGCTGATCGGCGACAACAGCTTCTGGGCGCTGCTGATCGTCTCCGTGTGGAAGGGCTGGCCGTTCGCCTTCCTCATCGTGATGGCGGGTCTCCAGAACATCCCGCGGGAGCTGTACGAGGCCGCTGCCCTCGACGGGGCGGGTGTGTGGCAGCAGATCCGGCGGATCACCCTGCCGTCGCTGCGGCCGGTCAACCAGGTGCTGGTGCTGGTGCTGTTCCTGTGGACGTTCAACGACTTCAACACGCCGTTCGTGCTCTTCGGCAAGGCGGCGCCGGAGGCGGCGAACCTCATCTCCATCCACATCTACCAGTCGTCGTTCGCCACCTGGAACTTCGGCACGGGCTCCGCCATGTCCGTGCTGCTGCTGGGCTTCCTGCTGCTGGTGACCGCCGTGTACCTGGTTGTCACCTCGCGCGGGAGGAAGGCGTCCGATGTCTAG
- a CDS encoding carbohydrate ABC transporter permease: protein MAAPRSFLWTRRVFLTLLTGFVLLPVYVMVSSSLKPLEDVSGEFRWMPSGLTIRPYVDIWGTVPLARYFMNSLIVAGAATVCSVVIAVFAAYAVSRYRFRGKRLFTVSVLSTQMFPGILFLLPLFLIFVNIGNTTGVALFGSRGGLILTYLTFSLPFSIWMLIGYFDSVPRELDEAALVDGCGPVKALFRVVVPAAVPGIVAVAVYAFMTAWGEVLFASVMTNDTTRTLAVGLQGYSTQNDVYWNQIMAASLVVSVPVVAGFLLLQRYLVTGLTAGAVK from the coding sequence ATGGCAGCGCCGCGTTCGTTCCTGTGGACGCGCCGGGTCTTCCTGACCCTGCTGACCGGCTTCGTGCTGCTGCCCGTCTACGTCATGGTCTCCAGCTCACTCAAACCGCTGGAGGACGTCTCGGGCGAGTTCCGCTGGATGCCGAGCGGGCTGACGATCCGCCCCTACGTCGACATCTGGGGGACCGTCCCGCTGGCCAGGTACTTCATGAACTCGCTGATCGTGGCGGGCGCGGCCACCGTCTGCTCGGTCGTCATCGCCGTCTTCGCGGCGTACGCCGTCAGCCGCTACCGCTTCCGGGGCAAAAGGCTGTTCACCGTCTCCGTGCTGTCGACACAGATGTTCCCGGGCATCCTGTTCCTGCTGCCGCTCTTCCTCATCTTCGTCAACATCGGCAACACGACCGGCGTCGCCCTCTTCGGCTCGCGCGGCGGGCTGATCCTCACCTACCTGACGTTCTCGCTCCCCTTCTCCATCTGGATGCTGATCGGCTACTTCGACTCGGTCCCCAGGGAGCTGGACGAGGCCGCGCTCGTCGACGGCTGCGGACCGGTGAAGGCACTGTTCCGTGTCGTCGTGCCGGCCGCCGTCCCGGGGATCGTCGCCGTCGCCGTCTACGCGTTCATGACCGCGTGGGGCGAGGTCCTCTTCGCCTCCGTCATGACGAACGACACGACCAGGACCCTGGCCGTCGGCCTCCAGGGCTACTCGACACAGAACGACGTGTACTGGAACCAGATCATGGCCGCCTCGCTGGTCGTCTCCGTCCCCGTGGTGGCGGGCTTCCTGCTGCTCCAGCGCTATCTGGTCACCGGGCTCACCGCCGGCGCCGTGAAGTGA
- a CDS encoding GH1 family beta-glucosidase, protein MTEFTDLAALPHDFAWGTATSAYQIEGAAAEDGRSPSIWDTFSHTPGKIDHDDNGDVACDHYHRWREDIALMQQLGTNAYRLSVAWPRVVPGGDGPVNTRGLDFYDQLVDGLLEAGITPSVTVYHWDLPQVLQDRGGWPKRDTAHHLAAYASAVAERLGDRVSHWATLNEPLCSAWIGHLEGRMAPGLTDLTAAVRASYHLLLGHGLAAQAIRAAAPGAQIGIVNNLSTVAPASDSEADLAAARRMDGHTNRWWLDPVHGRGFPADMLDVYGVELPERPGDMETIAAPLDWLGLNYYFPAVVTDDPTGPAPFARQIARPGVRRTGMDWEVDANGLEALLLRLTDEYGARRIYVTENGSAYPDTVRADGTVDDPERARYLEEHLAACARAAGKGAPLAGYFAWSLLDNFEWAYGYDKRFGLVHVDYATQRRTVKGSGHHYAGLIRAHAAARSGRAA, encoded by the coding sequence GTGACCGAGTTCACCGACCTCGCCGCCCTCCCCCACGACTTCGCCTGGGGCACCGCCACATCGGCCTACCAGATCGAGGGCGCGGCCGCGGAGGACGGCCGGTCGCCGTCCATCTGGGACACGTTCTCGCACACGCCCGGCAAGATCGACCACGACGACAACGGTGACGTCGCCTGCGACCACTACCACCGCTGGCGCGAGGACATCGCGCTGATGCAGCAGCTCGGCACGAACGCATACCGCCTCTCCGTCGCCTGGCCGCGCGTCGTGCCCGGCGGCGACGGCCCGGTCAACACCCGCGGGCTCGACTTCTACGACCAGCTGGTCGACGGACTCCTCGAGGCGGGCATCACCCCGTCCGTGACCGTCTACCACTGGGACCTGCCGCAGGTCCTCCAGGACCGCGGCGGCTGGCCGAAGCGCGACACCGCGCACCACCTCGCCGCCTACGCCTCCGCCGTCGCCGAACGGCTCGGCGACCGCGTCAGCCACTGGGCCACGCTCAACGAGCCGCTGTGCTCGGCCTGGATCGGGCACTTGGAGGGCAGAATGGCGCCCGGTCTGACCGACCTCACCGCCGCCGTCCGCGCCTCGTACCACCTGCTGCTCGGACACGGCCTGGCCGCCCAGGCGATCCGGGCGGCCGCGCCCGGCGCGCAGATCGGCATCGTCAACAACCTGTCCACCGTGGCACCGGCGAGCGACAGTGAGGCGGATCTGGCCGCCGCCCGCCGGATGGACGGCCACACCAACCGCTGGTGGCTCGACCCCGTCCACGGCCGCGGCTTCCCGGCCGACATGCTCGACGTGTACGGCGTGGAACTGCCCGAGCGGCCCGGTGACATGGAGACGATCGCCGCGCCGCTGGACTGGCTCGGGCTCAACTACTACTTCCCGGCCGTGGTGACCGACGACCCCACGGGCCCCGCGCCGTTCGCCCGGCAGATCGCCCGACCGGGTGTACGGCGCACCGGCATGGACTGGGAGGTCGACGCGAACGGCCTCGAGGCTCTGCTGCTCCGCCTCACCGACGAGTACGGCGCCCGCAGGATCTACGTCACGGAGAACGGCTCGGCCTACCCGGACACCGTGCGCGCCGACGGCACCGTCGACGACCCCGAGCGCGCCCGCTATCTGGAGGAGCATCTGGCGGCCTGCGCCCGCGCCGCCGGCAAGGGCGCCCCGCTGGCCGGCTACTTCGCCTGGTCGCTGCTGGACAACTTCGAGTGGGCGTACGGCTACGACAAGCGCTTCGGCCTGGTCCACGTCGATTACGCCACCCAGCGCCGCACCGTCAAGGGCAGCGGCCACCACTACGCCGGCCTGATCCGCGCCCATGCGGCGGCCCGGTCCGGCCGGGCGGCCTGA
- a CDS encoding MFS transporter, with the protein MTSDASGGTPPSGVRPLAAGDLSGRQRWQALAVCLMAGFMTLLDVSIVNVALPSIRDGLDAPEAVLQWVLSGYALAFGLVLVPGGRLGDARGRRAVFMLGLALFTLASAACGAAQSGTWLVVARVAQGFAGGLITPQISALIQQMFPDHERGRAFGVFSTVVAVSTAVGPLLGGLIIQLAGAQEGWRWVFYVNLPLGAICLVLARRLLPDTPSTGRITVRRLDPVGVVLLGAGVLTLLLPFVQTHQWEGPWKWLLLVPSAVLLACFAGWERRWRERGEEPVLDLSLFRVRSYWLGCLLILFYFAGFTSIFFVSTLYLQSGLHYSALLAGAAITPFAVGSGLSAWVGGRLVSRFGKPLITVGLTTVAVGLAGTALAVGLVPGPAAGWAMAGPLLVAGLGSGLVIAPNQTLTLEQVPVGAAGSAAGTLQTAQRVGSAVGIAAVGSVFFAHLGQGDWASAFNAGLIVSTAFVVAALVISMADVVGRRLRPLPPAMAPAGDRGAGERRHGVPEA; encoded by the coding sequence GTGACATCGGATGCGTCCGGCGGGACCCCGCCGAGCGGTGTCCGACCGCTCGCAGCAGGCGACCTCTCCGGCCGACAGCGGTGGCAGGCGCTCGCCGTCTGCCTCATGGCCGGTTTCATGACACTGCTGGACGTCTCGATCGTCAATGTGGCGCTGCCGTCCATCCGTGACGGGCTCGACGCGCCGGAGGCCGTCCTGCAATGGGTGCTGTCCGGGTACGCGCTGGCCTTCGGACTCGTTCTGGTGCCGGGCGGGCGCCTCGGCGACGCACGGGGCCGGCGTGCGGTGTTCATGCTGGGGCTTGCGTTGTTCACCCTGGCCTCGGCCGCCTGCGGTGCTGCCCAGTCGGGCACCTGGCTGGTCGTCGCCCGGGTGGCGCAAGGCTTCGCGGGAGGTCTGATCACGCCCCAGATCTCGGCGCTGATCCAGCAGATGTTCCCCGACCACGAACGCGGTCGCGCCTTCGGCGTCTTCAGCACCGTCGTCGCTGTCTCCACCGCGGTCGGTCCCCTGCTCGGCGGACTGATCATCCAGCTCGCCGGGGCGCAGGAGGGATGGCGCTGGGTGTTCTACGTGAATCTCCCGCTGGGCGCGATCTGTCTGGTCCTGGCCAGGCGGCTCCTGCCGGACACCCCTTCGACGGGCCGGATCACCGTGCGCCGGCTCGACCCCGTCGGTGTCGTGCTGCTCGGGGCCGGGGTGCTGACGCTGCTCCTGCCGTTCGTCCAGACGCACCAGTGGGAGGGGCCGTGGAAGTGGCTGCTGCTCGTCCCCTCCGCGGTGCTGCTCGCATGCTTCGCGGGCTGGGAGCGCCGCTGGCGGGAGCGCGGCGAGGAGCCCGTACTGGATTTGTCGCTGTTCCGGGTCCGCAGCTACTGGCTCGGATGCCTGCTCATCCTCTTCTACTTCGCCGGATTCACCTCGATCTTCTTCGTCTCCACGCTCTACCTGCAGAGTGGTCTGCACTACAGCGCCCTGCTGGCCGGGGCCGCCATCACGCCGTTCGCCGTCGGCTCGGGCCTCTCCGCGTGGGTGGGGGGCCGGCTGGTCAGCCGTTTCGGCAAGCCCCTGATCACCGTCGGTCTGACGACGGTCGCGGTGGGGCTCGCCGGGACCGCGCTCGCCGTCGGACTGGTTCCGGGTCCGGCGGCCGGATGGGCCATGGCGGGTCCGCTGCTGGTCGCCGGACTGGGCAGCGGCCTGGTGATCGCGCCGAATCAGACCCTGACCCTGGAGCAGGTGCCGGTGGGGGCCGCGGGCAGTGCCGCGGGCACGCTGCAGACGGCGCAGCGGGTCGGCTCCGCCGTGGGGATCGCCGCCGTCGGGTCGGTCTTCTTCGCCCACCTCGGCCAGGGCGACTGGGCCTCCGCGTTCAACGCCGGCCTGATCGTGTCGACTGCCTTCGTCGTCGCCGCCCTGGTCATCTCGATGGCCGACGTCGTCGGACGCAGACTGCGCCCGCTGCCGCCGGCCATGGCGCCGGCCGGCGACCGAGGCGCCGGGGAACGCCGCCACGGCGTGCCGGAGGCCTGA
- a CDS encoding glutamate--cysteine ligase — protein sequence MEPVTLGVEEEYLLLDPETGVPVPLAEQVRAAAGLAPILDADELHSELLQVQVEAVTPVCKDLEEVGGHLLRMRHAVGAAAEANGCRLAACATPPLRGAVSALVTEQPRYRAMRVQAPQLVAEQLVNGMHVHAGVPNRETGVAVLNRLRGWLPVLVAMSANSPLWDGRDTGFASWRTVIFGRWPVSGPPPVFRDLADHKQRVETLRASGIVSDTGQLYWQARLSDRFPTVEVRCPDVQLRADDAVMFAGIVRALVTVAIHEAEAGMPVVTGPPEVAQAANWQAARHGLNGHLITATGERRSAGDVVALLMEHITPALEAAGDDREVVSLVHRRLQEGTPADRQRRALAQGGVKAVTDLVVAETTAT from the coding sequence ATGGAACCGGTCACCCTTGGGGTGGAAGAGGAATATCTGCTGCTCGACCCGGAGACCGGGGTGCCGGTGCCGCTCGCGGAGCAGGTACGCGCGGCCGCCGGTCTGGCGCCCATCCTCGACGCGGACGAACTGCACTCGGAGCTCCTGCAGGTGCAGGTGGAAGCGGTCACCCCCGTCTGCAAGGACCTCGAGGAGGTCGGCGGGCATCTGCTGCGCATGCGGCACGCGGTCGGCGCGGCCGCGGAGGCGAACGGGTGCCGGCTCGCGGCCTGCGCCACACCGCCGCTGCGGGGAGCCGTGTCGGCGCTGGTGACCGAGCAGCCGCGCTATCGCGCCATGCGGGTACAGGCCCCGCAACTGGTCGCCGAGCAACTGGTCAACGGCATGCATGTGCACGCGGGGGTGCCGAACCGGGAAACCGGGGTGGCGGTCCTGAACCGTCTCCGCGGCTGGCTGCCCGTACTGGTCGCCATGTCCGCGAACTCACCGCTGTGGGACGGCCGGGACACCGGCTTCGCCAGCTGGCGCACCGTGATCTTCGGCCGCTGGCCCGTCAGCGGGCCGCCGCCCGTCTTCCGCGACCTCGCGGACCACAAGCAGCGCGTCGAGACGCTGCGGGCCAGCGGCATCGTCTCCGACACCGGGCAGCTGTACTGGCAGGCCCGGCTCTCCGACCGCTTCCCGACCGTCGAAGTACGCTGCCCCGACGTGCAGCTGCGGGCCGACGACGCGGTCATGTTCGCCGGCATCGTGCGCGCGCTGGTCACCGTGGCGATCCACGAGGCCGAGGCCGGAATGCCGGTGGTCACCGGACCGCCCGAGGTCGCGCAGGCCGCCAACTGGCAGGCCGCCCGGCACGGACTCAACGGTCACCTGATCACCGCGACGGGGGAGCGCAGAAGCGCCGGCGACGTCGTCGCACTGCTCATGGAACACATCACGCCCGCGCTGGAGGCCGCCGGCGACGACCGGGAGGTGGTGTCGCTGGTGCACCGGCGGCTGCAGGAGGGCACGCCGGCCGACCGGCAGCGGCGGGCCCTCGCCCAAGGCGGCGTGAAAGCGGTGACCGACCTGGTCGTCGCCGAGACCACGGCCACGTGA
- the hpnR gene encoding hopanoid C-3 methylase HpnR — translation MRVMLVHPSALMYSEIFLRLEPLGLERVAAAARAAGHEVRVVDLQVLPHSLLEREMRSFAPEALGISLNYLANIPEAIDIAREVKSASPGCFVFFGGHSVSFIAEHVLEQAEGAVDAIVRGEGEPAVAPLLEAARYGGLNTVPGVVCADGRGPAPRLLDGLDDLPPARDLMRRRNRYFIGELDPCASIEFTRGCPWDCSFCSAWTFYGRSYRKASPEAAAEEMATIREPNVFIVDDVAFIRPEHGHGIAAELERRRIRKQYYLETRSDVLLRNEEVFERWTRLGLRYMFLGMEAIDAEGLDLYRKRVSPDENFRALEAARRMGIMVAINLIVDPAWDEEQFRLVREFALSVPEIVHLTVMTPYPGTEIWHTEARQLTTRDYRLFDIQHAVVPTKLPLDVFYRELVRTQGVLNRKHLGLSNAFGAMGVLGRNLLRGQTNFARMLWKFSRVYNPERQMADHRRPVRYELPLPTRRDTTPQRQDLYIHTKPQSTRRRAADPEPDGV, via the coding sequence ATGCGCGTCATGCTCGTCCACCCGAGCGCCCTGATGTACTCGGAGATCTTTCTGCGACTCGAACCGCTGGGCCTGGAACGGGTGGCGGCGGCGGCGCGTGCCGCGGGACACGAGGTCCGCGTGGTGGACCTTCAGGTTCTTCCGCATTCGCTGCTGGAACGGGAGATGCGCTCCTTCGCGCCCGAAGCGCTGGGAATCTCGCTCAATTATCTGGCGAACATCCCCGAGGCGATCGACATCGCCCGGGAGGTCAAATCCGCCTCGCCGGGATGTTTCGTCTTCTTCGGCGGGCACAGCGTCTCCTTCATCGCGGAACATGTACTGGAGCAGGCCGAGGGGGCGGTCGACGCGATCGTGCGCGGCGAGGGCGAGCCGGCGGTCGCGCCGCTGCTCGAGGCGGCACGCTACGGCGGCCTGAACACCGTGCCGGGGGTCGTGTGCGCGGACGGCCGCGGACCGGCGCCCCGTCTGCTGGACGGCCTCGACGACCTGCCGCCCGCCCGGGATCTCATGCGCAGACGCAACCGCTACTTCATCGGCGAACTCGATCCGTGCGCCTCCATCGAATTCACCCGGGGCTGCCCGTGGGACTGCTCCTTCTGTTCCGCGTGGACGTTCTACGGGCGCAGTTACCGCAAGGCGTCGCCGGAGGCCGCCGCCGAGGAGATGGCGACCATTCGTGAGCCCAACGTCTTCATCGTCGACGACGTGGCGTTCATCCGGCCGGAGCACGGTCACGGCATCGCCGCCGAACTGGAACGCCGGAGAATCCGCAAACAGTATTACCTGGAGACCCGGAGCGACGTACTCCTGCGGAACGAGGAGGTCTTCGAACGCTGGACCCGACTCGGTCTCCGCTACATGTTCCTCGGCATGGAGGCGATCGACGCGGAAGGGCTGGACCTCTACCGCAAACGCGTCAGCCCGGACGAGAACTTCCGCGCCCTGGAAGCCGCCCGTCGCATGGGAATCATGGTGGCCATCAACCTGATCGTGGATCCCGCCTGGGACGAGGAACAATTCCGGCTCGTACGGGAGTTCGCTCTTTCCGTTCCGGAGATCGTGCATCTCACGGTGATGACGCCGTACCCGGGAACGGAGATCTGGCACACGGAGGCCCGGCAGCTGACCACGCGTGACTACCGGCTCTTCGACATCCAGCACGCGGTCGTCCCCACGAAGCTTCCCCTCGACGTCTTCTACCGGGAACTCGTACGCACCCAGGGCGTGCTGAACCGCAAGCACCTCGGGCTGAGCAACGCCTTCGGGGCCATGGGCGTCCTGGGGCGCAATCTCCTGCGCGGGCAGACGAACTTCGCCCGGATGCTGTGGAAGTTCAGCCGCGTGTACAACCCAGAGCGCCAGATGGCCGACCACCGCCGGCCCGTCCGCTACGAACTGCCGCTGCCCACGCGTCGCGACACGACACCGCAGCGGCAGGACCTGTACATCCACACCAAGCCGCAGTCGACACGGCGCCGGGCGGCCGACCCCGAGCCCGACGGGGTGTGA
- a CDS encoding MFS transporter, which produces MSAGRRPGYPAAAAVFAVGMAGTTLPTPLYGRYQEQIGFSELMVTVVFATYAAAVIGVLLAAGNYSDTAGRRPVLLFAMALSAASAGCFLLQSGLPLLFAGRLLSGGAAGLLSGAATAAVIELAGPRHKARAAFAATAANMGGLGCGPLLSGIVAQYTPWPLTLPFWIHLGLVALASGIILMLPETVADTRRWPPPAPQGVRVPPEVKGVFAPASVAAFAGFALLGLFTAVAPSFTSRTLGVHNLAVSGAVVFCVFFASTLGQYWTGRIGARRALPVGCGVLVAGLVLVASSLIAESMPLLVLGALCGGGGQGLAFRAALALISGAAPARHRGGTISAFFVVAYAGISLPVVGVGALATWLGLRPAGLIFTAFVMLLAACAGTYAARRPPAGA; this is translated from the coding sequence GTGAGCGCCGGCCGGCGACCGGGCTATCCGGCCGCCGCCGCCGTGTTCGCCGTCGGGATGGCCGGGACGACGCTGCCCACGCCGCTGTACGGGCGGTACCAGGAGCAGATCGGGTTCTCCGAGCTGATGGTGACCGTCGTCTTCGCCACGTACGCCGCCGCTGTCATCGGGGTGCTGCTGGCGGCGGGCAACTACTCGGACACGGCCGGCCGGCGGCCCGTCCTGCTGTTCGCCATGGCCCTGTCGGCCGCGAGCGCGGGATGCTTTCTGCTCCAGAGCGGTCTGCCGCTGCTCTTCGCGGGACGGCTGCTGTCCGGCGGCGCGGCCGGCCTGCTGAGCGGCGCGGCGACGGCTGCCGTGATCGAACTCGCCGGTCCTCGTCACAAGGCGCGGGCCGCTTTCGCCGCCACCGCGGCGAACATGGGTGGCCTGGGTTGCGGCCCGCTCCTCTCCGGCATCGTCGCGCAGTACACCCCCTGGCCGCTGACGCTGCCGTTCTGGATCCATCTGGGGCTGGTGGCCCTTGCCTCGGGGATCATCCTGATGCTGCCGGAGACCGTGGCGGACACACGACGATGGCCGCCGCCCGCACCGCAGGGGGTCAGGGTGCCGCCCGAGGTGAAGGGGGTCTTCGCGCCGGCCTCGGTGGCCGCGTTCGCCGGCTTCGCACTGCTCGGGCTGTTCACGGCGGTCGCGCCGAGCTTCACGTCACGGACGCTGGGGGTGCACAACCTCGCCGTGTCGGGCGCGGTGGTCTTCTGCGTGTTCTTCGCGTCGACCCTGGGGCAGTACTGGACTGGGCGGATCGGCGCGCGACGAGCGCTGCCCGTGGGATGCGGCGTCCTCGTCGCCGGGCTGGTGCTGGTGGCGTCGTCACTGATCGCAGAGTCCATGCCGCTGCTCGTCCTGGGCGCCTTGTGCGGCGGCGGTGGTCAGGGCCTGGCCTTCCGCGCGGCACTCGCCCTCATCAGCGGCGCGGCTCCCGCGCGGCACCGCGGCGGCACCATCTCGGCGTTCTTCGTCGTCGCCTACGCGGGGATCTCGCTGCCGGTGGTCGGCGTCGGCGCGCTGGCCACATGGCTCGGACTGCGCCCGGCCGGGCTGATCTTCACGGCCTTCGTGATGCTGCTGGCGGCCTGCGCGGGAACGTACGCCGCGCGCAGGCCGCCGGCGGGGGCGTGA